A segment of the Streptomyces sp. NBC_00376 genome:
CATGCCTGGTTCTCCTGACGTGTGTCCACCGGAAGGTCTTCCCGGATGCCCGTGGGTGAGGCTACATTGCGCGAAACCGAAAGCCTTTAGATTTTCGGTCGCCGGTCCCTGCTCCCCGCCAGTCGCAGAAGGGCTCCCCTTTCGCATGGATGCGCCAACCCTCAGAAAAGGCACCCTCGGTACCGCCGACATCGCCTTCTTCGTCATCTCGGCGGCCGCCCCGCTCACGGTGATGGCCGGAGTCGCCCCCATAGCCATCATGCTCGGCGGCATCGGCGCCCCGGTCGGCTATCTGCTGGCCGGGGTGACCCTCGCGATATTCGCCATCGGGTTCACCACCATGAGCCGCCACGTCCGCAGCGGCGGCGCGTTCTACGCCTACATCACCCGGGGCCTCGGCCGCCCCGTCGGCATCGCCTCCGCCCTGATCGCGATGCTCGGCTACAACGGCATGGAGATCGGCGTCTACGGGCTGCTCGGCTCCACCACCGCCGACACCGCCAAGGCCCTGTGGGGCATCGACATCCCCTGGCTGCCGGTCTCCCTCGCCGGGCTGCTGCTCATCTGGTACGGCGGCTTCCGCTCCATCGACTTCGGCGCCAAGGTCCTCGGGGTGCTGCTCGTCGCCGAGACCGGCATCCTCGTACTGCTCGCCGGCGGAGTGCTCCTGGACGGTGGGGCCGACGGGATCTCGTTCGCCTCCTTCACCCCGGGCAACGTCCTCGTACCCGGCACGGCGGCCGTGCTGGCCTGCGCGTTCGCCGCCTTCACCGGCTTCGAGTCCACGGTCATCTACCGGCGTGAGGCACGGAACCCGGACCGCACCGTCCCCCGCGCCACCTATATCGCCGTCGCGTTCCTCGGGCTCTTCTACTCGTTCATCGTCTGGACCGTCATCCAGGCGTTCGGCGACGCGGACGTCGTCCAGGCAGCCACCACCGACCCGGGCGGACTCTTCTTCTCCGCCATCACCCACTACGTCGGCTCCTGGGCCGCGGACCTGATGCACATCCTGATCGTCACCAGCGTCCTCGCCTCGCTGCTCGCCTTCCACAACGCCATCAACCGGTACGGACTCGCGCTCTCCGAGGAAGGGGTGCTGCCCGCGGCCCTGGGCCGCATCCACCACCGCCACCGTTCCCCCTACGTGGCCGGGCTCGCCCAGATCGCCCTCGGAGCCGTGATCGTCATCGGCTTCGCGGCGGCCGGCGCCGACCCGTACGCGCAACTGCTGCTCTGGGTCAACACTCCGGGAATGCTCGGCCTGATGCTGCTCCAGCTGCTCGCCGCGATCGCCGTACCGCTCTTCTTCCGCCGGTTCGCGCACGACGAGGGAAGGTTCCGCACCGTCGTCGCGCCGGTCGTCGCCTCCGTACTGCTGGCAGCCGCGATCTTCCTGGTCACCGACCATGTCGACCTGTTCTCCGGCGCCTCGACCGGGGTGAACATCGTGCTCGTCTCGCTGGTGCCCGCGGTCTTCCTGATCGGACTGGCACTCGCGTACCGGCTGAAGCGCGACAGGCCCGAGGTGTACGCCCGTTTCGCGGCCGAGCCGTCATCGCCACCGTCGCAGGAGCCCGCGGCCGAGGCCGCCCCCGTCACTGCCACCGCCGCCACCACCGTCTAAGGAGCCCCACCGTGCCCGCAGCCGACCTCCTCCTCACCGGAGCCCGTGTCCGCACCCTCGACCCGGCCAGGCCGGAGGCCACCGCCGTGGCGGTCAAGGACGGGGTGATCACCGCCGTCGGCGACGAGGCCGGGCTGCGCGAGTGGCGTGGCAACGGCACCGAGCACATCGACCTGTCCGGGGCCACCCTCACGCCCGGCCTGGTCGACGCGCACAGCCACCCCGTCTGGGGGCTGGAGATGGCCACCGGCACCGACCTCACCGCCGTCCGCGACCTCGACCAGCTGCGCGCCGCACTGGCCGCGGCCGAACGGACCGAGGGCTGGATCGTCGCCTGGGGCCTGGACCACAACGCCTTCGGCGGCCGGCCCGTCGACCGGGCCCTGATCGAGGGCGCCATCGGCGGCGCCCCCGCCTTCATCCGGCTCTACGACGGACACTCCGCCCTGGCCAGCGGCGCGGCCCTGGAACGCGCCGGGATCACCGGCCCACGCACCTTCGTCCAGCGCTCCACCGTCGTCTGCGATCCCGACGGCCGCCCCACCGGGCATCTGATCGAGCACGCCGCGATGGACCTGGTCGGGGAACGGCTGCCCAGGCCCTCGTACGCCGAGCGCCGCACCCGCCTCGTGGAGCTGCTCTCCGCGATGGCCGCCACCGGTCTCACCGGGGCCCATGTGATGGACCTCGCCGACGGCTCCGTGCCCGAGCTGCTGGCCGCCGTGGAGGAGGAGACGGACCTGCCGGTACGGCTGCGGCTGGCCCCCTGGTGCATGCCGGGCGCGGACAAGGAGGCCTTGGACGAGCTGGTGCGCGTACAGGGCGAGGCGGGCCGGCTCTGGCGCGTCGGCGGCGTCAAGTTCTTCATGGACGGCACCGTCGAGGGCGGCACCGCGTGGCTGGAGCACGCCGACTGCCACGGGGAGGGCACCGAGGCGTTCTGGCCGGACCCCGAGGCGTACACCGCCGCCGTCCACCAACTGCACCACGCCGGGGTGCGCACCGCCACCCACGCCATCGGGGACGCCGCCGTGCGGCATGTGCTGGACACGGTCCAGGCGCTGGGGGAGGGCGGCCGGCTCCGCCACCGCATCGAGCACATCGAGACCGTGCCCGGCGACCTCGCCGCCCGGTTCGCCGAGCTCGGGGTGATCGCCTCGATGCAGCCCACGCACACCGCGTACACCCGGGCCGACCACAGCGACGAGTGGTCGAAGCGGCTCGGCGACGAGCGGGCCGGACGGGCCTGGCGCTGCCGGGACCTGCGGGACGCCGGGGCGTATCTGGCGCTGGGCTCCGACTGGCCGATCGCCCACTACGACGTACGGCAGGTGCTGGCCACGGCCCGGCTGCGGCGGCTGCCCGGGGCGTACGACACCGAGCCGGTCACCGCCGAGCAGGCGCTGACCGGGCTGATGGCGCTGGAGGGCTGCACCTCGCACGCGGCGGTCGCCGCCGGGGAGCAGCAGGTCGCGGGCCGGATCGCGGTGGGCTACCGGGCCGATCTGACCGCGTTCGGGGTGGATCCGGTGGCGGCACCGGCGGACGAGCTGGGCGAGGCGCCGGTGCGGCTCACGGTGTGCGGGGGACGAGTGGCGCACCGGGGCTGAGGCGGCGCGGCCCCGGCGCCGGGAGGGTGCGGCCTCAGCGGCGGCCCGCCGCCGCGTCCGCCGTCGGGCGCCCGGTCCGCGGCGGCGCCGCCGCGGAGAGGCCCGCCAGCCGGGCCTTCTGGCACGGTGGTGCCACCCGCCTGGGCAGATGGTGCGGCAACGAGCCGTACCAGGCGTACGAGACGGCGCAGCCGAAGGCGAGGCACACCATGCCGCCCAGCGCGTCCAGCCAGAAGTGATTGGCGGTCGCCACGATGACGACCAGGGTGAGCGTCGGGTAGAGCAGGGCCAGGATCCGTGCCCAGGGCGCGGAAGTCAGCGCGAAGACGGTCAGACCGCACCAGAGCGACCAGCCGATGTGCATCGACGGCATCGCCGCGTACTGGTTCGACATGTTCTTGAAGTTGCCCGAGGCCATCGAACCCCAGGTGTGATGGACGAGCACGGTGTCGATGAAGTGGCCGCCGTTCATCAGACGGGGCGGTGCCAACGGATACAGGTAGTAGCCGAGCAGCGCCACACCCGTGGTCGCGAACAGGGCCAGCCGGGCCGCCGCGTAACGGCCGGGGTGGCAGCGGAACAGCCACACCAGCACACAGACGGTGACGACGAAGTGCAGTGTCGCGTAGTAGTAGTTCATCGAGACGATCAGCCATGTCACGGAATTCACCGCGTGGTTGACCGCCTGCTCCACGGAGATGCCCAGGTGGTTCTCGGCCGACCAGATCCGGTCGGCGTTGCGCAGCGCCTCGGCCCGCTGTTCCGGGACGGCGTTGCGCACCAGGGAGTACACCCAATAACTGGCCGCGACGAGCAGGATTTCGAACCAGATGCGTGGGCGTCGGGGGGAGCGCAGGGAACGCAGTCCCGCCGGGCCGCCGGCACGCCGTCCGGTGTTCCGCTTCGGGTTCGCCGCAGGGGCCGCCTCGTCCACGATGGGTGACGGGGTGGCCTTCGACCGGCCTTCCTTCGATGTCACGCTCAATTCACCCATAGGCACAGAGTCTGCCAGAAATTGCCCTTCCGCCCGATCAACCTCCGGCCGGGTCCGGGCTGCGCATCAGTGCGTGGTGGAATGCGTGAGCGCGCGGCGGAATGCGCGTCAGGAGCGGTCGTGGGATCCTGGGGCGGTCAGGCGGTGGTGGTCGGAGCGGGCCCGGGGCCGGCTGCCGTTGAACCGCGAACGACCAGTTCGGGCATGAAGACGAACTCGCTGTGCGGGGCGGGCGTGCCGCCGATCTCCTCCAGGAGCGTGCGTACCGCGGCCTGGCCCATCGCCGTCACCGGCTGACGGATCGTCGTCAGCGGCGGATCGGTGAACGCTATGAGCGGCGAGTCGTCGTAACCGACCACCGACAGATCGCGCGGCACCTGCAGCGACAGCCGCCGGGCGGCCCGGATCGCGCCGAGCGCCATCATGTCGCTCGCGCACACCACCGCCGTGCAGCCCCGTTCCATCAGAGCCGACGCAGCGGCCTGTCCACCCTCAAGAGTGAACAGCGAATGCTGGATCAGTTCCTCCACCGCGTCCGGCGCGAGGCCCAACTGGTCCTGCATCGTGGCGTGGAAGCCCTCGATCTTGCGCAGGACCGGCACGAACCGCTTCGGGCCGACCGCCAGACCGATCCGCTGATGGCCCAGCGACACCAGATGCGTCACCGCGAGCCGCATAGCGGCCCGGTCGTCCGGTGAGATGAACGGCGCCTGGACCTTGGGCGAGAAGCCATTGACCAGGACGAACGGGACACCCTTGGCGCGCAGTTGCTCGTAGCGCTGCATATCGGCCGAGGTGTCCGCGTGCAGACCGGAGACGAAGATGATGCCCGAGACACCGCGGTCGACCAGCATCTCGGTCAACTCGTCCTCGGTGGAGCCGCCGGGGGTCTGGGTGGCCAGCACCGGCGTGTAGCCCTGCCGCGTCAGCGCCTGGCCGATGACCTGGGCCAGGGCGGGGAAGATGGGGTTCTCCAGCTCGGGCGTGATCAGCCCGACCAGCCCCGCGCTGCGCCTGCGCAGCCGTACGGGCCGTTCGTAGCCGAGGACGTCGAGCGCGGCGAGAACGGATTCACGGGTGGCCGCTGCAACACCGGGCTTGCCGTTCAGTACACGGCTGACCGTCGCTTCGCTGACCCCCGCCTGAGTTGCGATATCGGCAAGCCGTGCGGTCATGGAAGTGGACTGTACCGGGCGTATGTCGGATTGCCCACCATGGGCATGAATCGGACGAGCGCCCCCGTGCGCCGGTTCGCGGTGGTTTCCCGGCAACGCCTTGCAAGGACTTGCGGGCCGGGCTTGCGGGCTCCGGTCGGATCGTCGCACCGCACGGCCCGGGGGCTGTGGACTGCGACTGCCAGGGCGTGATGCGGGGCGTCAAGGGTCTTGACGGCAACCGTGAGGACACGCGAATGTAACGATCGTCGGCGCTTGCAGAAATCTTCCGCAAACTCTTTCGGCGTTCTTTCATCCTTGTTACGTTCTCGTCGACCCGGCGCCGCGACGGAGCGGTACGGCAGTTGAAGGAGTTCAGATGCGACGTGGCATAACGGCCACCGCCCTGGTCGCGGCCCTGGCGCTCGCGGCGACCGCCTGCGGCAGCGACAACGAGTCCGAGGGCACGAGCAAGAGCTCGGGCGAACTCGCCGGCACCGTGACGTGGTGGGACACCTCCACCGCGGGCAGCGAGGACAAGGTCTTCAAGAAGATCGCCGAGGACTTCACCAAGAAGCACCCGAAGGTCAAGGTCAAGTACGTCAACGTCCCCTTCGGCGACGCGCAGAACAAGTTCAAGAACGCCGCGCAGTCCGGCTCCGACGCCCCCGACGTCATCCGCTCCGAGGTCGCCTGGACCCCCGAGTTCGCCGACCTCGGCTACCTGGCGCCGCTCGACGGCACCGCCGCGCTGAAGAACCCGGGCGACTTCCTCAAGCAGGCCGCCGCGTCCACCAAGTACAAAGACAAGACGTACGCGGTGCCGCAGGTCATCGACTCCATGGGCATCTTCTACAACAAGAAGATCTTCAAGGAGGCCGGCGTCGAGGTCCCCAAGACCGTCGACGAGCTGAAGACCGTCTCCAAGAAGATCAAGGACAAGACCGGCAAGACCGGCATGTACCTGCGCGGCGACGACGCGTACTGGTTCCTCTCCTTCCTGTACGGCGAGGGCGGCGACATGGTCGACGCCTCCACCAAGTCCGTCACCATCGACAACCCCGCGGGCGTCAAGGCGATGAAGGTCGTCAAGGACCTCGTCGACTCCGGGGCCGCCAAGACCGATGCCACGGACGGCTGGGAGAACATGCAGGCGTCCTTCAAGGACGGCAAGGTCGCCATGATGATCAACGGCCCGTGGGCCGTCGCCGACACCTACGCCGGCAAGGAGTTCAAGGACAAGGCCAACCTGGGCATCGCCCCGGTCCCGGCCGGCTCCGCCGCGCAGGGCGCCCCGCAGGGCGGCCACAACCTGGCCGTCTACGCGGGCTCCAAGAACCTCGACGCCTCCTACGCCTTCGTCGACTACATGACGTCGGCCGAGACCCAGGCCAAGGTCACCAAGGAGCTGAGCCTCCTGCCGACCCGCACCTCCGCCTACGCCCGCGAGGACGTCGTCGACAACGAGATCGTCGGCTTCTTCAAGCCCGTCGTCGAGACCGCCGTCGAGCGCCCCTGGATCCCCGAGACCGGCAGCCTCTTCGCCCCGCTCGTCACCGAGTACACCAAGGTC
Coding sequences within it:
- a CDS encoding APC family permease, encoding MDAPTLRKGTLGTADIAFFVISAAAPLTVMAGVAPIAIMLGGIGAPVGYLLAGVTLAIFAIGFTTMSRHVRSGGAFYAYITRGLGRPVGIASALIAMLGYNGMEIGVYGLLGSTTADTAKALWGIDIPWLPVSLAGLLLIWYGGFRSIDFGAKVLGVLLVAETGILVLLAGGVLLDGGADGISFASFTPGNVLVPGTAAVLACAFAAFTGFESTVIYRREARNPDRTVPRATYIAVAFLGLFYSFIVWTVIQAFGDADVVQAATTDPGGLFFSAITHYVGSWAADLMHILIVTSVLASLLAFHNAINRYGLALSEEGVLPAALGRIHHRHRSPYVAGLAQIALGAVIVIGFAAAGADPYAQLLLWVNTPGMLGLMLLQLLAAIAVPLFFRRFAHDEGRFRTVVAPVVASVLLAAAIFLVTDHVDLFSGASTGVNIVLVSLVPAVFLIGLALAYRLKRDRPEVYARFAAEPSSPPSQEPAAEAAPVTATAATTV
- a CDS encoding amidohydrolase, which gives rise to MPAADLLLTGARVRTLDPARPEATAVAVKDGVITAVGDEAGLREWRGNGTEHIDLSGATLTPGLVDAHSHPVWGLEMATGTDLTAVRDLDQLRAALAAAERTEGWIVAWGLDHNAFGGRPVDRALIEGAIGGAPAFIRLYDGHSALASGAALERAGITGPRTFVQRSTVVCDPDGRPTGHLIEHAAMDLVGERLPRPSYAERRTRLVELLSAMAATGLTGAHVMDLADGSVPELLAAVEEETDLPVRLRLAPWCMPGADKEALDELVRVQGEAGRLWRVGGVKFFMDGTVEGGTAWLEHADCHGEGTEAFWPDPEAYTAAVHQLHHAGVRTATHAIGDAAVRHVLDTVQALGEGGRLRHRIEHIETVPGDLAARFAELGVIASMQPTHTAYTRADHSDEWSKRLGDERAGRAWRCRDLRDAGAYLALGSDWPIAHYDVRQVLATARLRRLPGAYDTEPVTAEQALTGLMALEGCTSHAAVAAGEQQVAGRIAVGYRADLTAFGVDPVAAPADELGEAPVRLTVCGGRVAHRG
- a CDS encoding phosphatase PAP2 family protein; translation: MDEAAPAANPKRNTGRRAGGPAGLRSLRSPRRPRIWFEILLVAASYWVYSLVRNAVPEQRAEALRNADRIWSAENHLGISVEQAVNHAVNSVTWLIVSMNYYYATLHFVVTVCVLVWLFRCHPGRYAAARLALFATTGVALLGYYLYPLAPPRLMNGGHFIDTVLVHHTWGSMASGNFKNMSNQYAAMPSMHIGWSLWCGLTVFALTSAPWARILALLYPTLTLVVIVATANHFWLDALGGMVCLAFGCAVSYAWYGSLPHHLPRRVAPPCQKARLAGLSAAAPPRTGRPTADAAAGRR
- a CDS encoding LacI family DNA-binding transcriptional regulator, with the protein product MTARLADIATQAGVSEATVSRVLNGKPGVAAATRESVLAALDVLGYERPVRLRRRSAGLVGLITPELENPIFPALAQVIGQALTRQGYTPVLATQTPGGSTEDELTEMLVDRGVSGIIFVSGLHADTSADMQRYEQLRAKGVPFVLVNGFSPKVQAPFISPDDRAAMRLAVTHLVSLGHQRIGLAVGPKRFVPVLRKIEGFHATMQDQLGLAPDAVEELIQHSLFTLEGGQAAASALMERGCTAVVCASDMMALGAIRAARRLSLQVPRDLSVVGYDDSPLIAFTDPPLTTIRQPVTAMGQAAVRTLLEEIGGTPAPHSEFVFMPELVVRGSTAAGPGPAPTTTA
- a CDS encoding extracellular solute-binding protein, translated to MRRGITATALVAALALAATACGSDNESEGTSKSSGELAGTVTWWDTSTAGSEDKVFKKIAEDFTKKHPKVKVKYVNVPFGDAQNKFKNAAQSGSDAPDVIRSEVAWTPEFADLGYLAPLDGTAALKNPGDFLKQAAASTKYKDKTYAVPQVIDSMGIFYNKKIFKEAGVEVPKTVDELKTVSKKIKDKTGKTGMYLRGDDAYWFLSFLYGEGGDMVDASTKSVTIDNPAGVKAMKVVKDLVDSGAAKTDATDGWENMQASFKDGKVAMMINGPWAVADTYAGKEFKDKANLGIAPVPAGSAAQGAPQGGHNLAVYAGSKNLDASYAFVDYMTSAETQAKVTKELSLLPTRTSAYAREDVVDNEIVGFFKPVVETAVERPWIPETGSLFAPLVTEYTKVLTGQTTPEKATKTTGDSYRKLLKGWK